The DNA segment TACTTCAATAGCTCAAGATTTATCGGGTTCAAGTTTTCGCAGTAGAGCTGATTCTTTGTATCATCAGTTTGTTAATATTAAATCGAGAGTTCCCCTTCCTGCAGGATACTCCATCAGCGATAAAAAGTGCGGCTTTGAATTAATTTATTCAGTTAAAATAAATTTAGATCAGTTTAATTCATCGCAGCAACAAACCCTAAATAAAGTCCTGCTAAGACCAACGACCCAAGTCTCAGTTGTTACTTCGACAGGTAAATTTAGAGTTCATTATGACACTGTTGGAACTCATGCAATCAAATATTCTCTCAATGAATTGATAAAAGCGATTGATTCTTCCTACGAGTATGAGGTAAACTTTTTGAAATTCCCTCCGCCGCCAAGTGATAATGGTGCAGGTGGAGATAATTTATATGATATCTATGTTCAGGATGTTTATCCACTTTATGGATACACAGAGCTCGAAACTAATTTAGGCGCAGAAAAATATTCGAGCTATGTCGTTATTGATAATAATTTTCAGGAACCGGATTATTATACAAAAGGAATCGATGCGGCTCGTGTAACTGCTGCTCACGAACTTCATCATGCAATTCAGTTGGGGAATTATATTTTCCGCGCATCTGATACATATTTTTATGAATTAACTTCGACCTCGATGGAAGAATTCGTTTACGATTCAATTAATGATTACTACGCCTATATTCCATCTTTCTTTAGTAATACATCAAAAGTGTTTTCCAATTACAGCGGCTATTCTCAAGCGATATGGAATATATTTCTCCAAAAAGAATTTGGGAATTCGATACTGGTTAAGCAGTGGGAAAATATGCGTTCCTATCCGGCACTTCTCTCAATAAAAAAATCGATTGAAGATGCCGGTTCAACTTTCAGAAATGAATTTTCGAAATTTTATCTATATAATTATTTTACGAAACATCGAGCTGTTCCGGAAAAATATTATGAAGAGGGTGCTAATTATCCTTTAGTTAGAATTAATTACTCTACAGATTTTCGTCCCCCCGTTAAAGTCATTACCGGCTCATCCCAACCTTGTGCTGCACAATATTTTCAAGTTGTAGATTCAATATCCAATGTTGGCGGGAAAAAGGATACTATTACTTTAATTATAGTAAATACAAATGTTGATTCTGCACTTGTTTGGTCAACTTCACCAAAAACATCAAGCTTTACTTACAGGATCGTGAATTCAACTGACGATCTTTCGTACAAAAAAATTTCCAATTCTTTATTCGGCAGACTGGAAGTTTCTGAACTGCAAAATTGGAAAGATCATTTTGTAGTAAATGACACTTCGGCTATTGTACCTGTAATGGCTAATTATTCTACGTTATCTTTCCCAATGCCATTCTATTATTCAAAGCATCAGCTGGTGAAGATTCTTTCTCCGTCCGATTTTGGATCTGAAGCTCAAGTTAATATTTATAGCTCGGGAATGGATTTAATTCATACAGAAAGGAAGCGAGTTCAATCCTTCGATGATAAATTAGTTTTTACTTGGAACGGATTAGATTCTAATAATTCAAAACTTTCAACGGGAATATATTTTTATGTAATATCTGACGATGTGAATACAGTCAGCGGAAAGATTGTAATCCTGAATGACTAAGATTGGAATTGAAGTTAATAACTTAAAGAAGGTTTTTGGCAGAAGATTAATTTTCAAGAACATTGATTTTACTTTATGTGAAACACAGAGCTTGATAATTACAGGTAAAAATGGCTCAGGTAAATCTACATTAGTGAAAATTTTGGCAGGAGTGCTCTCATTTTCTTCTGGATCTATAAAAATAAACATCAACGGACAAGAATTTGATAAAGAAAAATATTATGAGAAGATTGGACTAGTCTCACCTTATCTTGTGCTTTATGATGAGTTCAGTGCTTATGAGAATCTTGAAATGTTTTCCCGCATTCGCGGAATCAAGGTCGAGAAGGAAAAAATCGAATCCATTCTCGAAGAAATTGGATTGATCGATAGAAGGAAGGATTTATATCGAACTTTTTCGTCAGGAATGAAGCAAAGAATGAAGTATGCTTCTGCAATTCTGCATGAACCGAGTATTTTGCTCGTTGACGAGCCAACGTCTAATCTAGATATGCCAGGCAAAGAGTTTGTTCAAAATCTTATTGAGCGGTATCGTAGAGATCGGGTTGTAATAGTTGCAACAAATGAGAATGAAGATTTTCGGTTTGCTGATAATGTTATAAATCTTGATTCACATAAATGAATATTGAATAATGAACTCTGAACAAGGAATAACGAATACAAGTGAAAATAAAAGACAAGTTTTTGATCTGCAGGAGAGATTGATTAATTTTTCATTGCTAATTCTAAAAATAATCGAGGAACTACCGAATAGCTTAGTTGCGAAACATATTAGCAACCAACTGATACGATGCGGCACATCACCCACAGCGAACTACGCTGAGGCAACTAGTGCGGAATCCAGAGATGATTTTATACACAAAATGAAAATCAGCTTGAAAGAACTCAGAGAAACTAACATTTGGCTTACTCTAATTCATAGAAAGTCCCTTCTTAAAGGTAATGATTTAGTTAATGAAGCATTATCTGAGGTCAATGAATTAATAGCGATTTTTGTTTCGAGCATTTCTACAGCAAAACAAAATAAACTAAAATCAAAATAACATGAGATTACTTCTTCATTCAAAATTCCTTGTTCAATATTCGATATTGAAAGAAATGAGCGCCTGAGTTTGCTCAAAAAAGTACTCTACATATTTTATAAGGATTTTTCTTCTGAGCTTAGGACGAGATATGCTATAAATGCACTGATTATGTTCGTGATTGTTGCAATCAGTGTAATTCTATTCTCAATTGGAAGCGAAAAAGCTCCGGAAAATATTTTTGCCGGAATGCTTTGGGTGGTGATTTTCTTCTCAGCAATGTCTGGATTATCGAGAACATTTGTTTCAGAAGAAGAGCGAGGCACCACTTTAATACTTTCGTTAATAGCACATCCAACTTCAATTCTCTTAGGGAAACTGCTCTTTAATCTTGTACTGATCTTCTTCATCAATACAATAATTACAATACTTTATTATACATTATTCAACGATTTTGTTATTCGTAACTTCGAAATGTTCTTTTATGCTTTTGTACTTGGAAATATTGGAATAGCTGCCTCATCAACTATTATCGCTGCAATCATTTCCAAAGCAAATGCAA comes from the Ignavibacteria bacterium genome and includes:
- a CDS encoding four helix bundle protein; protein product: MNSEQGITNTSENKRQVFDLQERLINFSLLILKIIEELPNSLVAKHISNQLIRCGTSPTANYAEATSAESRDDFIHKMKISLKELRETNIWLTLIHRKSLLKGNDLVNEALSEVNELIAIFVSSISTAKQNKLKSK
- a CDS encoding ABC transporter permease — translated: MLKKVLYIFYKDFSSELRTRYAINALIMFVIVAISVILFSIGSEKAPENIFAGMLWVVIFFSAMSGLSRTFVSEEERGTTLILSLIAHPTSILLGKLLFNLVLIFFINTIITILYYTLFNDFVIRNFEMFFYAFVLGNIGIAASSTIIAAIISKANAKGTLYPVLSFPVLLPLILMLIELTKFSVEGVQISEASAEFLVLISYDVIMITASIMVFDIIWRD
- a CDS encoding ABC transporter ATP-binding protein, coding for MTKIGIEVNNLKKVFGRRLIFKNIDFTLCETQSLIITGKNGSGKSTLVKILAGVLSFSSGSIKININGQEFDKEKYYEKIGLVSPYLVLYDEFSAYENLEMFSRIRGIKVEKEKIESILEEIGLIDRRKDLYRTFSSGMKQRMKYASAILHEPSILLVDEPTSNLDMPGKEFVQNLIERYRRDRVVIVATNENEDFRFADNVINLDSHK